A single genomic interval of Terriglobus albidus harbors:
- a CDS encoding IS3 family transposase, with amino-acid sequence MTLPQGSPSRSVERMCKLAGVSRASFYRDWEKSAPLGEETELRDTIHRLALAHRTYGYRRIGALLRREGRVVNHKRLIRVMREDNLLCLRKAAFRPATTDSNHRWRVWPNLARHITPMGPNRLWVADITYVHLAEAFVYLAVVLDAFSRKVVGWALGNQLTANLALGALEMALSDRKIAPGELVHHTDRGIQYACGDYITRLQAAGIQPSMSRPGCPYDNAMAESFMKTLKAEEVNATSYRNIQHARSAMRRFIEDVYNRHRLHSALDYLSPVEFELASLSATSTTVALSANP; translated from the coding sequence ATGACGCTACCGCAAGGCTCTCCATCGAGATCCGTGGAGCGGATGTGCAAGCTGGCCGGCGTGAGCCGGGCGAGCTTCTATCGCGACTGGGAAAAGTCAGCGCCGCTGGGTGAAGAGACAGAGCTGCGAGACACGATACACCGCCTGGCTCTGGCCCATCGTACTTATGGCTACAGGAGAATAGGAGCTCTTCTGCGGCGGGAAGGGCGTGTGGTCAACCACAAACGGCTGATACGGGTCATGCGGGAGGACAACCTGTTATGCCTGCGCAAAGCTGCGTTCCGCCCTGCGACAACGGACTCCAATCATCGTTGGCGGGTATGGCCGAATCTGGCGCGGCACATAACTCCCATGGGCCCTAATCGGCTGTGGGTAGCAGATATCACCTATGTCCATCTGGCGGAGGCCTTCGTGTATCTGGCTGTCGTGCTGGATGCGTTCAGCCGCAAGGTCGTGGGGTGGGCGTTGGGAAATCAGCTCACCGCGAACCTAGCGCTGGGAGCGTTAGAGATGGCCCTAAGTGATCGCAAGATCGCGCCTGGCGAACTTGTTCACCACACAGACCGGGGTATCCAATACGCCTGTGGTGACTACATCACACGCCTGCAGGCCGCGGGGATACAACCGAGTATGAGCCGCCCAGGATGTCCCTACGACAACGCCATGGCCGAGAGCTTCATGAAAACCCTCAAGGCGGAAGAAGTCAACGCCACTTCCTATCGCAATATCCAACATGCCAGATCCGCCATGCGCCGCTTCATCGAAGACGTCTATAATCGCCATCGGCTCCACTCTGCTCTCGACTATCTATCACCAGTAGAGTTCGAGCTTGCCTCGCTCTCCGCTACTTCCACCACCGTAGCTCTCAGCGCCAACCCATAA
- a CDS encoding sensor histidine kinase, translated as MTILPAFYQTTWFRFLCVAALLAFLWGLHQLRVQQLRRQEGKLREAIETIPAMVLILGPDGGVQFRNRRWVEYTGLSQLGNAEGFEKTAIHPEDLDRTLRRWGACFASGEPYEDEMRVRRTDGEYRWFLARAVPLRDKRRKVVKWYCAATDIQDRKLAEELQAELAHTNRVSTLGELAASISHELKQPISAAVTSSQASLRWLNRDRPDLDEARRATAESVKDGVRAAHIIDRLGSLFKKTPPQRESVDADEIIGEMVLLLRGEANRYAVSIRMDLAADLPKIMADRVQLQQVLMNLMLNGIEAMKETGGVLTVKTGPGEGGQVLISVSDTGVGLPDGRADEIFNAFFTTKPQGTGMGLAISRSIVESHGGRLWATSYDGQGATFHCTLPTAVA; from the coding sequence TTGACCATACTGCCGGCTTTCTACCAGACCACCTGGTTCCGCTTCCTGTGCGTGGCCGCGCTTCTGGCATTCCTTTGGGGGCTGCATCAACTCCGAGTACAACAATTGCGGCGGCAGGAAGGAAAACTTCGCGAAGCCATTGAGACCATTCCGGCGATGGTGTTGATCCTTGGACCCGACGGGGGCGTTCAATTTCGGAATCGACGCTGGGTTGAATATACCGGGCTGTCGCAGCTGGGAAACGCGGAGGGATTCGAGAAAACTGCTATTCATCCCGAAGATCTGGACCGAACTTTACGACGATGGGGCGCGTGCTTTGCCAGTGGTGAACCGTACGAGGACGAGATGCGCGTCCGCCGAACCGACGGGGAGTATCGGTGGTTTTTGGCCCGCGCCGTACCGCTGCGGGACAAGCGAAGAAAGGTCGTGAAATGGTACTGTGCGGCGACCGACATTCAAGATCGCAAGCTTGCGGAAGAGCTCCAGGCAGAACTTGCACACACCAATCGGGTCAGCACACTCGGAGAACTGGCGGCCTCAATCTCTCACGAGTTAAAGCAACCGATTAGCGCGGCCGTGACCAGTTCGCAGGCCAGCTTGCGATGGCTGAACCGGGACCGGCCGGACCTGGACGAGGCGCGCCGGGCAACAGCAGAGAGCGTGAAGGACGGGGTGCGTGCAGCCCACATCATCGATCGTTTGGGGTCGTTGTTTAAGAAGACTCCTCCACAGCGAGAATCGGTCGATGCGGACGAAATCATCGGCGAGATGGTCCTGCTACTGCGGGGCGAAGCCAACCGGTATGCCGTTTCGATTCGTATGGACCTTGCCGCCGATCTTCCCAAAATCATGGCGGACCGGGTGCAACTGCAGCAGGTACTGATGAACCTCATGCTCAATGGTATCGAGGCGATGAAGGAGACCGGCGGAGTGCTCACGGTCAAGACTGGACCAGGCGAGGGCGGTCAAGTGCTGATCTCAGTCAGCGACACCGGAGTAGGATTGCCGGACGGAAGAGCGGACGAGATATTCAATGCCTTCTTCACCACGAAACCTCAAGGCACCGGCATGGGGCTGGCAATCAGCCGTTCAATCGTGGAATCGCATGGTGGCCGTTTGTGGGCCACATCCTACGACGGACAAGGCGCTACGTTTCATTGCACTCTGCCAACCGCAGTTGCTTGA
- a CDS encoding GRP family sugar transporter — MYQPETYGVALLFMIVSMLCWGSWANSMKLCPGYRFQLFYWDYVIGLVAGAVLWGVALGSMGSAGRSFLTDIVHTGAYPILLAMASGAIFNVANLLLVAAIDIAGLAVAFPVGIGLALIVGAVSTYVISPQGNPVLLFGGIALVSAAILFDAIAYRLRETEHAAMSRRGIIISLVAGLLMGTFYPLVSKAMTVSAGPGPYAALLFFALGVAVCAVPVNYFLMRFPLDGREPVFMQGYWQAQAGWHLWGMIGGAIWGTGAMANFVASQAHIVGPTVSYSIGQGATMISACWGVFVWHEFSVAPARAKAILGWMFVLFLCGLTAVACAPIF; from the coding sequence ATGTACCAGCCTGAAACGTACGGCGTGGCACTCCTGTTCATGATCGTCAGCATGCTGTGCTGGGGATCATGGGCGAACTCCATGAAGTTGTGTCCCGGATACCGGTTTCAATTGTTCTACTGGGACTACGTCATAGGGTTGGTCGCTGGCGCAGTTCTATGGGGAGTGGCTCTGGGAAGTATGGGATCGGCCGGCCGTTCGTTCCTCACGGACATCGTTCATACGGGCGCGTATCCGATTCTTCTCGCCATGGCGAGTGGCGCCATCTTCAATGTTGCGAATCTTCTATTGGTCGCCGCCATCGACATCGCCGGGTTGGCGGTGGCGTTCCCCGTCGGTATCGGTCTTGCACTTATCGTCGGCGCGGTCAGTACCTATGTCATCTCACCCCAGGGAAATCCGGTTCTCCTCTTTGGAGGAATCGCGCTTGTCTCGGCCGCGATCCTATTCGATGCGATCGCCTACCGGCTTCGCGAAACAGAACACGCTGCCATGAGTCGTCGCGGCATCATTATCAGCCTGGTCGCGGGGCTGTTGATGGGCACGTTCTATCCCCTCGTCTCAAAAGCAATGACAGTGAGCGCCGGCCCTGGGCCGTATGCCGCACTCCTGTTCTTTGCGCTTGGGGTAGCCGTCTGTGCTGTTCCTGTGAACTATTTTTTGATGCGCTTTCCGCTCGACGGTCGCGAACCCGTTTTCATGCAGGGATATTGGCAGGCGCAAGCGGGTTGGCATCTCTGGGGAATGATCGGGGGAGCAATCTGGGGAACGGGCGCGATGGCGAACTTCGTAGCCTCACAAGCCCACATCGTGGGACCAACCGTTTCTTATTCCATCGGGCAAGGCGCCACGATGATCTCCGCCTGCTGGGGGGTATTTGTTTGGCATGAATTCAGCGTAGCGCCTGCTCGGGCAAAAGCCATTCTGGGCTGGATGTTCGTTCTGTTTCTCTGCGGTCTAACCGCGGTCGCCTGCGCACCTATCTTCTAA
- the rbsK gene encoding ribokinase, whose amino-acid sequence MSAQKPIIVVGSINTDLVTMTRKMPAVGETVIASDFAIHPGGKGANQAVAVARLGYPVRLIGRVGSDTFGVELKTQLHSAGVDVSGVATSEGVSGVAVVIVSEGGDNSILVTPGANYKITPEDLDANVAILRGAGMVLAQLEIPLETVEYLGRICARENVPLILDPAPARELPRSLLQDVAWFTPNQTEAAFYLEGAVEQPTAPETARILLSRGCDGVVLKMGAHGTYLRSAKVAGTRVPAYSVNAIDTTAAGDAFNGGFATALMLGKSPVESAAFAAAVAAISVTRIGAQPSMPSMPEVEEFVRSQSGDIAYAGHER is encoded by the coding sequence TTGTCTGCACAAAAGCCAATTATCGTCGTCGGAAGCATCAACACAGACCTGGTAACGATGACCAGGAAGATGCCTGCAGTGGGCGAGACTGTCATCGCATCGGACTTTGCGATCCATCCCGGCGGAAAGGGCGCGAATCAGGCCGTAGCCGTAGCCCGATTGGGATACCCCGTCCGTCTCATTGGACGAGTGGGGAGCGATACCTTCGGCGTTGAGCTCAAAACGCAACTGCATAGTGCGGGGGTGGATGTCAGCGGCGTCGCTACCAGCGAAGGTGTCTCAGGCGTCGCCGTGGTCATTGTGTCTGAGGGGGGAGACAACAGCATTCTGGTAACTCCCGGGGCGAATTACAAGATCACACCGGAAGATCTGGATGCTAACGTCGCTATCCTGAGAGGCGCCGGAATGGTGCTGGCACAGCTTGAGATTCCACTCGAAACCGTCGAATACCTTGGCCGCATCTGCGCACGGGAAAACGTACCCTTGATTCTTGACCCGGCGCCCGCAAGAGAGCTGCCGCGGAGCCTCTTGCAGGATGTAGCGTGGTTCACTCCGAACCAAACCGAGGCAGCCTTCTATCTGGAGGGCGCCGTCGAGCAACCGACAGCTCCTGAAACAGCACGGATACTTCTTTCCCGTGGCTGCGATGGGGTCGTCCTCAAGATGGGCGCGCACGGAACGTATCTGCGCTCGGCGAAGGTTGCCGGTACTCGCGTTCCGGCGTATTCCGTGAACGCAATCGACACGACGGCAGCCGGGGATGCGTTCAATGGAGGGTTTGCGACTGCTCTTATGCTCGGGAAGTCTCCGGTCGAGAGTGCAGCCTTTGCGGCTGCCGTTGCCGCTATATCGGTAACCCGGATCGGCGCACAGCCTTCTATGCCCAGCATGCCTGAGGTAGAGGAGTTTGTCCGGAGCCAATCAGGAGACATCGCGTATGCCGGCCATGAGCGGTAG
- a CDS encoding LysR family transcriptional regulator has protein sequence MKNDLGELAAFAVVAEERSFTRAAARLGISQSALSHSMRGLEKRLGLQLLARTTRSVSPTAAGAALLQDLTPALERIERSLAEARKRRESPTGRIRLIIPRPATYMVLLPKLARFARTYPEIVLEVTSSNDPVDLVAGEYDAGVQIGEFIQRDMIAVRVSKDLRLAVVGSPEYFKSHKIPRTPRDLKDHACIGFRFSSGIYRWEFEKGRKALTVNPQGPATFDDPDLVVQAVLNGVGIATTVEQPISEMIAKGRLVQVLRDWCPTFPGYFLYYPSRRNQPAALAALINTLRLSD, from the coding sequence ATGAAGAATGATCTTGGCGAACTTGCCGCATTCGCAGTTGTTGCTGAAGAACGAAGCTTTACCCGCGCCGCCGCCCGGCTTGGTATCTCTCAATCCGCACTCAGCCATTCCATGCGAGGCTTGGAAAAGAGGTTAGGTCTCCAGCTCCTCGCCCGAACGACGCGAAGCGTATCACCCACAGCAGCAGGTGCCGCACTCCTTCAAGATCTCACCCCCGCTCTGGAACGTATCGAGCGATCGTTGGCCGAAGCACGAAAACGGAGAGAGAGTCCGACAGGCCGGATTCGTCTGATCATTCCGCGACCAGCCACGTATATGGTGCTTCTACCGAAATTAGCGCGGTTTGCACGCACCTACCCTGAAATCGTCTTGGAGGTCACGTCCTCGAATGACCCGGTCGATCTCGTGGCCGGAGAGTACGATGCTGGCGTACAGATCGGTGAGTTCATCCAACGTGACATGATCGCAGTCCGTGTCAGCAAGGACCTGCGCCTCGCAGTTGTCGGCTCACCGGAATACTTCAAGTCCCACAAGATTCCCCGAACGCCTCGAGATCTGAAAGATCATGCCTGCATAGGCTTTCGCTTTAGCAGTGGCATCTACCGATGGGAGTTTGAGAAAGGCCGTAAGGCACTAACCGTCAATCCGCAGGGACCGGCGACGTTCGACGATCCAGACTTGGTTGTCCAGGCAGTGTTGAACGGTGTAGGTATCGCAACGACAGTGGAACAACCAATATCGGAGATGATCGCAAAAGGGCGCTTGGTTCAGGTCCTGAGGGACTGGTGTCCCACCTTCCCCGGCTATTTTCTTTACTACCCAAGCCGTCGAAATCAGCCGGCTGCTCTTGCCGCCCTGATCAACACGCTTCGACTTTCAGATTGA
- a CDS encoding formylglycine-generating enzyme family protein encodes MRISYREVWRTASLVVLSGMMIARANAQFGNPTGQLISPPPCLTMGAVTRPGTGCTPSTHRDWLAETRHWRTERLIRIGYDGSRYKLPELQWAQHSFIQPQMMVHDRYLYDPASGKYTVDRYLDDLQKRYGGIDAVLVWAVYPNVGVDDRNQHDITRTMPGGVTGLKQMVADFHRRGVKVLFPMMMWDQGTQDPGTDWPTAFAQFLKEIDADGVNGDTQDGVPLAFSLAAEKAGHPLAFEPEGGPSDEALAWNVLTWGQYQYTPVPGVDKYRWLEPRHQVNIQGRWDRDKTNALQYAFFNGEGWESWENVWGIWNGITPRDGEATRRVATIERAVAPFFASDGWEPLYPMLRYGVYASRWPQADETVWTIVNRSEYDVDGNQMTAPYKQGMRFFDLYHGTELKPEIKGDEATLSFSTEAHGFGAILATAGEPGPKFRDLMGKMKEMTAKPLSSYSHEWQALPQHAVEIAASPLAASAPENMVRIDGGAYLFRVQGIEIEGANDIGVDVQFPWEDSARRFHENPMQIKPFYMDKFPVTNADFKKFLDAAQYRPKDPLNFLKDWKNGTYPEGWANKPVTWVSLEDAREYAKWAGKRLPHEWEWQYSAQGGDGRTYPWGNCDWLASQGGGRGCPADAANLAPTPDKGRIILPPSDVDAHPQGASPFGVMDMVGNVWQWTDEYVDEHTRAAILRGGSHYQPQGSIWYFPQAYKNDQHGKLLLMAPSYDRSAAVGFRCVKDAQ; translated from the coding sequence ATGAGGATCAGTTATAGAGAGGTTTGGCGTACTGCAAGCCTGGTTGTGTTGTCCGGCATGATGATTGCACGGGCCAATGCGCAGTTCGGGAATCCCACCGGCCAACTCATTTCTCCGCCCCCGTGCCTCACGATGGGCGCCGTCACACGGCCCGGGACGGGTTGCACGCCTTCCACCCATCGAGACTGGCTCGCCGAGACCAGGCATTGGCGCACAGAGCGTCTCATCCGTATCGGTTACGACGGCTCCCGCTACAAGCTTCCGGAGCTTCAATGGGCGCAGCACAGTTTCATCCAGCCCCAGATGATGGTGCACGACCGTTATCTGTACGATCCCGCCAGCGGGAAATACACCGTTGACCGGTACCTTGATGACCTTCAGAAGCGCTACGGCGGCATCGATGCGGTCCTCGTCTGGGCGGTGTATCCGAATGTAGGCGTCGACGACCGGAATCAGCACGACATCACGCGAACCATGCCCGGAGGGGTAACCGGACTAAAGCAAATGGTCGCGGATTTCCATCGCCGCGGCGTGAAGGTATTGTTCCCCATGATGATGTGGGATCAGGGAACGCAAGACCCGGGAACAGACTGGCCGACGGCCTTTGCGCAATTCTTGAAAGAGATCGATGCTGACGGAGTCAATGGTGATACCCAGGATGGCGTGCCGCTGGCATTCTCTCTCGCGGCTGAAAAGGCCGGCCATCCGCTCGCGTTTGAGCCGGAGGGCGGACCCAGCGATGAGGCGCTCGCATGGAATGTGCTCACATGGGGGCAGTATCAGTACACGCCTGTTCCTGGTGTGGACAAATATCGTTGGCTTGAACCTCGGCACCAGGTAAATATTCAAGGCCGTTGGGATCGCGATAAAACCAACGCTCTGCAATATGCATTCTTCAACGGTGAAGGTTGGGAGAGTTGGGAAAACGTCTGGGGTATCTGGAATGGCATTACTCCGCGCGATGGAGAGGCAACACGTCGTGTAGCCACAATCGAACGTGCCGTGGCTCCTTTCTTCGCAAGTGATGGATGGGAGCCACTCTACCCGATGCTGCGATACGGTGTTTACGCGAGCCGCTGGCCTCAGGCAGATGAGACCGTTTGGACGATCGTGAACCGCAGTGAGTACGATGTCGACGGAAATCAAATGACTGCGCCCTACAAGCAGGGCATGCGCTTCTTCGATCTTTACCACGGCACTGAACTCAAACCCGAGATCAAGGGCGATGAAGCAACTCTTTCCTTTTCAACCGAAGCGCATGGGTTTGGGGCGATCTTAGCCACAGCCGGCGAGCCCGGCCCTAAGTTCAGAGATCTGATGGGAAAAATGAAGGAGATGACTGCAAAACCTTTGTCCAGCTACTCACACGAGTGGCAAGCTTTGCCGCAGCACGCCGTCGAGATCGCCGCCTCTCCGCTCGCTGCGTCCGCACCTGAAAACATGGTTCGGATCGACGGCGGCGCCTATTTGTTCCGTGTGCAGGGGATAGAGATTGAAGGCGCAAACGATATCGGTGTAGACGTTCAATTCCCCTGGGAAGATAGCGCTCGCCGCTTTCATGAAAATCCTATGCAGATCAAGCCCTTCTATATGGACAAATTCCCGGTGACCAACGCGGACTTCAAAAAGTTTCTTGATGCGGCGCAATATCGTCCCAAAGATCCCCTGAACTTTCTCAAAGACTGGAAAAATGGCACGTATCCAGAGGGGTGGGCGAACAAACCTGTCACCTGGGTGTCACTGGAAGACGCACGTGAGTATGCGAAGTGGGCGGGTAAGCGACTGCCTCACGAGTGGGAGTGGCAGTACTCCGCGCAGGGCGGCGACGGCCGGACATACCCCTGGGGAAATTGCGACTGGCTTGCGTCACAAGGCGGCGGTCGTGGCTGCCCGGCGGATGCCGCAAATCTTGCGCCGACACCGGACAAGGGTCGCATCATACTTCCTCCCAGTGACGTAGATGCGCACCCGCAAGGAGCAAGTCCGTTTGGCGTAATGGATATGGTCGGTAACGTGTGGCAGTGGACCGACGAGTACGTCGATGAGCACACTCGCGCTGCGATTCTTCGTGGCGGCAGCCACTATCAGCCGCAGGGCTCGATATGGTATTTCCCGCAGGCTTACAAAAACGACCAGCATGGCAAGCTGTTGCTCATGGCTCCCAGTTATGATCGTTCGGCAGCGGTAGGATTCCGCTGTGTCAAAGACGCACAATGA
- a CDS encoding aldo/keto reductase, with protein MQKRILGKSGLEVSTLGFGCMGLSFGLGPAAEKEEAIKVIRAAVEGGVTFFDTAEAYGPLVNEELVGEALAPFRGQVVIATKFGLKANPAEEGKWNALDSRPEHIKEVAEASLKRLKVDALDLFYQHRVDLEIPIEDVAGAVKELILDGKVKHFGMSEAGAKTIRRAHAVQPVAALQSEYSLWWREPEKEILPTLEELGIGFVPFSPLGKGFLTGAINEGTTFPGNDIRNSVPRFSAEARKANQQVVDTLGKIAESKKATRAQIALAWLLAQKPWIVPIPGTTKLHRLEENLGATDVELSAEDIEEIESALSSIEVQGERYPEALQRLVDR; from the coding sequence ATGCAAAAACGCATATTAGGAAAGAGCGGGCTTGAGGTATCAACGTTGGGCTTTGGCTGTATGGGGTTGAGTTTCGGCCTTGGTCCAGCGGCGGAGAAAGAAGAAGCTATCAAGGTAATCCGCGCTGCGGTAGAGGGTGGTGTCACCTTTTTCGATACGGCCGAGGCCTATGGTCCTCTGGTGAATGAGGAACTGGTCGGCGAAGCTCTGGCGCCGTTTCGTGGTCAAGTTGTGATCGCGACTAAGTTTGGCTTAAAGGCCAATCCAGCCGAAGAAGGCAAGTGGAATGCCCTCGACAGCCGCCCCGAGCACATCAAGGAGGTGGCCGAGGCATCGCTCAAGCGTTTGAAAGTCGATGCTCTGGATCTCTTCTATCAGCATCGCGTTGACCTGGAAATTCCAATCGAAGACGTTGCCGGCGCGGTAAAGGAACTTATCCTGGACGGCAAGGTCAAGCACTTTGGCATGTCCGAGGCGGGCGCGAAGACGATCCGCCGTGCCCATGCAGTTCAACCCGTCGCTGCACTCCAGAGCGAGTATTCCCTGTGGTGGCGAGAACCGGAGAAGGAAATTCTGCCAACGCTGGAAGAACTTGGGATTGGCTTTGTTCCCTTCAGCCCACTGGGCAAAGGTTTCCTTACCGGCGCGATTAATGAGGGCACAACCTTCCCGGGCAACGACATTCGGAACAGCGTTCCACGTTTCAGTGCCGAAGCACGCAAGGCGAACCAGCAGGTGGTTGACACTCTAGGCAAGATCGCGGAGTCGAAGAAAGCGACGCGGGCACAGATTGCCCTGGCATGGTTGCTCGCTCAGAAGCCGTGGATTGTGCCGATCCCAGGCACGACCAAGCTCCATCGTCTGGAAGAGAACCTCGGAGCGACGGATGTGGAACTTTCTGCAGAGGACATCGAGGAGATCGAGAGCGCTCTTTCCAGCATTGAGGTCCAGGGAGAGCGATATCCAGAAGCGCTGCAAAGACTGGTCGATCGATAA
- a CDS encoding IS110 family transposase: protein MDVLHYIGLDVHKRSISYCIKTVAGQIVQEGKLQASRQELRRWAEELQRWSGAMEATLFSAWIYDTLKPYAERLVMGHPAKMRAVTAGKKKSDTIDARTIADLLRCDLLPECYVMPPQMRDLRRLLRYRSMVVQQSVRMQNKMAGLLMESGTVFHKEKLHGKKYFSALIETLEEVPESVKDLLRMSRSSMELFQSAQKQIAQRLLSEPALEQRIERLMSIPGVGPITALTWALEVGDPYRFSSIGDAVSYCGLTAAFRSSAGKQQRGPISKQRNAWLQTVLIEAAKLAPRWNPQLAALHAKQLELGHRNRATLQLARKLVAYLLAVDKSGQPFRIVTSPPETKDAMKTKTKKQPLLTQAA from the coding sequence ATGGATGTCCTTCACTATATCGGATTAGATGTGCACAAGAGGAGCATCAGCTACTGCATCAAGACGGTAGCTGGGCAGATCGTGCAAGAAGGCAAGCTACAGGCAAGCCGGCAGGAGCTGCGACGTTGGGCAGAGGAACTCCAGAGATGGAGCGGAGCGATGGAAGCGACGCTGTTCAGTGCCTGGATCTACGATACGTTGAAGCCGTACGCGGAGCGGCTGGTGATGGGACATCCTGCGAAAATGCGAGCCGTCACTGCTGGCAAGAAGAAGAGCGATACGATCGATGCGCGAACGATCGCCGATCTGTTGCGATGCGATCTGTTACCGGAGTGCTATGTGATGCCGCCGCAGATGCGCGATCTGAGACGGCTGCTGCGTTATCGCAGCATGGTGGTCCAGCAATCGGTGCGGATGCAGAACAAGATGGCTGGGCTGCTGATGGAAAGCGGGACTGTCTTCCACAAGGAAAAGCTGCACGGCAAGAAATACTTCTCCGCTCTGATCGAGACACTGGAAGAAGTGCCGGAGTCAGTGAAGGATCTGCTGCGGATGAGCCGCAGTTCGATGGAGCTGTTCCAGTCGGCACAGAAGCAGATCGCCCAGAGGCTGTTATCGGAGCCGGCCTTAGAGCAGCGGATCGAGCGTCTGATGAGCATCCCCGGAGTGGGTCCGATCACGGCGTTGACCTGGGCCTTGGAGGTTGGCGATCCGTATCGCTTCTCCTCCATCGGGGACGCGGTGAGTTACTGCGGTCTGACGGCTGCGTTCCGGTCCTCTGCCGGCAAGCAGCAACGAGGACCCATTTCCAAACAGCGCAATGCGTGGCTGCAGACGGTGCTGATCGAAGCAGCCAAACTGGCGCCACGCTGGAACCCGCAACTGGCGGCGCTGCATGCCAAACAACTGGAGCTCGGACATCGCAATCGGGCCACGCTGCAACTAGCACGCAAGCTGGTGGCTTATCTGCTGGCGGTGGACAAGAGCGGCCAGCCCTTCCGGATCGTGACTTCGCCACCGGAAACAAAAGACGCCATGAAGACAAAAACGAAAAAGCAGCCTCTGCTCACTCAAGCTGCCTAA
- a CDS encoding helix-turn-helix domain-containing protein, whose product MSQEEKRAFSRSFKLRAVKRMEAGESSSALSVELAVKRTLLYRWRDAVRQDGEKAFRRKSGRPSKTELLKREHGEEEASELAQARRKIAELERKIGQQQLDLDFFKQALRHIEAPRQRNSARGATASSPASRR is encoded by the coding sequence ATGTCCCAGGAAGAGAAAAGGGCGTTCAGCCGGTCGTTCAAGCTGCGGGCAGTAAAGCGAATGGAGGCTGGCGAGAGCAGCAGTGCGTTGTCGGTAGAACTGGCAGTGAAGCGAACCCTGCTCTATCGTTGGCGCGATGCTGTTCGGCAGGATGGAGAGAAGGCCTTTCGAAGGAAGTCTGGCCGCCCATCGAAGACGGAACTGCTGAAGCGTGAGCACGGCGAGGAAGAAGCCAGCGAGTTAGCCCAGGCGCGGCGCAAGATCGCAGAGTTGGAGCGCAAGATAGGCCAGCAGCAGTTGGATCTGGATTTTTTCAAACAAGCCTTGCGGCACATCGAGGCTCCACGGCAGCGAAACAGCGCGCGTGGCGCAACAGCATCTTCGCCAGCATCCAGACGATGA